From Microbulbifer sp. THAF38, the proteins below share one genomic window:
- a CDS encoding recombinase RecT, which translates to MSTNHRASAPNITSELARKEYIAAIEKSAAMFSESTLDFTREKVFAAQQLLKNEFTLKVANNNPSSLKLAMYSVAAVGLTLNPQLGLAYLVPRRDRTSDPFKIVLDISYRGLIEIAVQCGAIISAGAELVCEKDKLFKYRGKFTYPDHDFDPFSSDRGAVRGGYCVAKLPNDGELVEAMSIADMNKARKLSSAYASENNSACSWVTWEDQMQLKTLVKRAYKWWPSPSPRMGKVLQLLNEENGEGLAILAGNSGSNALPPPPDRREVPIVVQNTVKQLVDRAVQQNAFEACRELMGSRIKNPAELSFAYSELDKAKAESEAKMHEQKVVNA; encoded by the coding sequence ATGTCTACTAACCATCGTGCTTCGGCACCTAATATTACTAGCGAACTGGCAAGAAAGGAGTATATCGCCGCTATTGAGAAATCTGCGGCGATGTTTTCCGAATCTACCCTCGACTTTACAAGGGAGAAAGTCTTTGCCGCACAACAGCTCCTTAAGAACGAATTCACTCTTAAGGTAGCTAATAACAACCCTTCTAGTCTAAAGCTCGCAATGTATAGCGTCGCTGCAGTAGGACTTACACTAAACCCCCAGCTGGGCTTAGCCTATCTTGTTCCACGCCGTGATCGTACTAGTGATCCATTCAAAATTGTACTTGATATTTCGTATCGAGGTTTGATCGAAATTGCAGTGCAATGCGGAGCGATTATCAGTGCTGGGGCGGAGCTTGTTTGCGAAAAAGATAAATTATTCAAATATCGTGGAAAGTTTACTTATCCTGACCATGATTTTGATCCTTTTTCGTCAGATAGGGGTGCTGTTAGAGGTGGTTACTGTGTTGCTAAGCTTCCTAATGACGGAGAGCTTGTTGAAGCAATGTCGATAGCTGACATGAATAAGGCAAGAAAGCTTTCGTCCGCATACGCGAGCGAAAACAACTCAGCCTGTTCTTGGGTAACCTGGGAAGATCAGATGCAGCTCAAAACACTTGTGAAGCGAGCATATAAGTGGTGGCCGTCTCCTTCTCCTCGTATGGGTAAAGTTTTGCAATTACTCAACGAAGAGAATGGTGAAGGTCTGGCAATTCTCGCTGGCAATAGCGGCTCAAATGCCCTTCCACCACCACCTGATCGTCGCGAGGTACCAATAGTTGTGCAGAATACTGTGAAACAATTGGTAGATCGTGCTGTTCAACAAAATGCTTTTGAAGCATGTCGGGAGTTGATGGGAAGCCGGATCAAGAATCCTGCTGAACTGTCTTTTGCATATAGTGAACTGGATAAGGCCAAGGCTGAGTCTGAAGCGAAAATGCACGAGCAGAAAGTCGTTAACGCCTAA